TCTACCTTCTCCGCCTCTTCACTAACCGTTAGCAATACCTGTTGAAGCTCTTCAATTGATTCGTCAATTTGGTTAACCTTGTAACGAGCTTGCTCCAGCTCAGCTTCTTGCTGGCCTGCTTGCGCGGTACGCTTGGCCAATTGGTTTTCAAAATCAGCTGACTGTCGTTTCGTTTCTTCCCATTTGGCATGCGTCTGTTCGATTTGCTGCACGTAGAGGGCTACCTCATGCTGGATCAGCTTTTCATGTAGCCCTTTATAGGTCTTTGCTTTTTCAGCTTGCTCCTGCAGTGGTCCTACTTGCTCTTCTACCTCATTGCGAATATCATAAATGCGCACTAAATTTTGGGTAGTTTCATCCAGTTTCTTGCCTGCTTCTCGCTTACGAGTTTTATATTTTACAATTCCGGCTGCTTCTTCAAAAATGCCCCGGCGATCTTCTGATTTTGTACTAAGTATTTCTTCGATTCGTCCTTGTCCAATGATGGAGTAGGCTTCTTTTCCCACACCGGTATCCATAAACAGTTCCATGATATCTTTTAATCGGCAGGAACGCTTGTTAATAGAATAGTCGCTGTCCCCTGAACGATAGACTCGACGTGTAACGGTCACTTCGGAGTATTCGGTATCCAAAGAGCCATCCGAGTTATCTAGGGTCAAAGATACTTCCGCGAAATTTACCGGTTTGCGCGTATCGCTACCAGCAAAAATAATATCTTCCATCTTGGAGCCACGAAGCGACTTGGCGCTTTGTTCACCAAGCACCCAACGAATCGCATCCGATACATTGCTCTTGCCGCTACCGTTTGGACCAACTACCGCAGTCACTCCCGGTACAAACTCCAATTCGGTCCGGTCTGCAAACGACTTAAAGCCGATCAGTTCCAACCGTTTTAAATACATGATAATCTCCCCTAAACATACTCAATCCTCTTTAACTCTCCTAGTTTATCACAGATGACCCATTTGGCGTAGGGTGACTTGGGAAATACCTGATTTTCTGGCGTGTTACCATTTTTTCCATATATCCTGCATTTATAGAAAAACTAAGCTTTATTTAGAATGAAAACAAAAGAAGCCCTTACTTTGTTTTCAGCCAAAGTAAGGACTTACGATTCCTACTATTCAAACCATGTTTCTATTATTGGTTTGCTCTGCACTTCATCCTAATTAATTCGTCAGTGGTACTTTCCAATTAATGTTGCGGTCTTCTACAAGCGTTTCATCTTATTTCAAAATAATTGTAAATAACTTTTCATCAAAAAAAAGACTAAGCCCCTACCTTGTAGATAAAACAAAGTAGAAGCCTAGTCTTTTTTATAGGTTTACAGCTATTTTTATGCTTTCGTCTCAATTTTCATGAGAGCAAGTGCAGCAGCGCGTTGTTCTGCCTCTTTCTTGGAACGACCAGAGCCTACTCCCAACTGATTCCCATTCAATATCACTTCGGATACGAACTCACGATTGTGGGCAGGCCCTCTCTCTTGCAAAATTCGATAAATAATTTCTCCCAAGCTGTCCTGTTGAACAAGCTCTTGCAATTGACTTTTAAAATCGGTCACTTGTGTAAATTCACCTTTATCAATGCGCGGATACACATATTTTTCTAGGAATTGAAAAACCGCATCCAAGCCTTGATCAAGGTACAAAGCGCCGACAAAGGCTTCAAAAACGTCAGCGAGGAGAGCTGGACGTTGTCGCCCTCCTGTAAGCTCCTCGCCTTTTCCCAATAGCACCAGTTCACCAAAATGAAGCAACTCCGCAAACTTAACGAGTGACGGTTCACATACGATCGCCGCACGAAGCTTGGTCATTTCACCTTCGCTCATTTTCGGGAACATTTTGTAGAGAAATTGGGAGACCGTTAGCTCCAACACCGCATCACCTAAAAACTCCAAGCGTTCGTTGTCAGAAATCCGTTTGCCCCTTTGCTCGTTCACATAGGAAGAATGGGTGAATGCTTGCCGCAACAAGGACTCATCAGTAAATACGATTCCGATTTTTTCTTGCAGCTGTTTAAAATTCATCCCTCTCACACCTTCCCTCACCGAATGCATACCCTACTCCGCATAACGTTTTAAAAGAATGGTCGCATTATGCCCACCAAAGCCAAACGTGTTAGACAAGGCATATTCCACCTTTGCCCCTCTCGCTTTGTTTGGTACATAATCCAGATCGCATTCTGGGTCAGGGTTCTCTAAGTTGATGGTTGGAGGTAAAATCTGGTCACGCAGAGCATAAGCCGTCGCCATCGCTTCGATTGCGCCTGTTGCTCCCAACAGATGACCTGTCATCGATTTTGTAGAACTCACAGCTAACTTATAGGCATGCTCGCCAAACAGGTTCTTAATCGCTTTTGTTTCAGCCACATCCCCAGCTGGAGTAGATGTACCATGTGCATTGATGTAGTCCACTTGCTCAGGAGATATGCCCGCATCTTTTAACGTA
This is a stretch of genomic DNA from Brevibacillus laterosporus DSM 25. It encodes these proteins:
- the rnc gene encoding ribonuclease III, with protein sequence MNFKQLQEKIGIVFTDESLLRQAFTHSSYVNEQRGKRISDNERLEFLGDAVLELTVSQFLYKMFPKMSEGEMTKLRAAIVCEPSLVKFAELLHFGELVLLGKGEELTGGRQRPALLADVFEAFVGALYLDQGLDAVFQFLEKYVYPRIDKGEFTQVTDFKSQLQELVQQDSLGEIIYRILQERGPAHNREFVSEVILNGNQLGVGSGRSKKEAEQRAAALALMKIETKA